Proteins encoded in a region of the Triticum dicoccoides isolate Atlit2015 ecotype Zavitan chromosome 3A, WEW_v2.0, whole genome shotgun sequence genome:
- the LOC119269156 gene encoding beta-glucosidase BoGH3B-like isoform X1, with translation MRQSNQSPARPPPLIRAEGRQVDHAEETLRFSEMVCPNVSWGCLLLLLCFAWTGDAEYMKYKDPKQPVNTRIKDLIGRMTLAEKIGQMTQIERSVASADVMKNYFIGSILSGGGSVPAPQATPAMWVNMVNEFQKGALATRLGIPMIYGIDAVHGNNNVYNATIFPHNVGLGATRDPDLVKRIGEATALEVRATGIPYTFAPCIAVCRDPRWGRCYESYSEDHKIVQQMTDIILGLQGEIPVNHTKGIPYVAKNKVAACAKHFVGDGGTHNGINENNTIIDVHGLLGIHMPPYYDSIIKGVATVMVSYSSVNGEKMHANHDLVTGYLKSKLRFRGFVISDWLGIDRITSPAGANYTYSVQAGINAGIDMVMVPFNYTEFIEDATSLVNKRIISMSRIDDAVSRILRVKFTMGLFENPLADLSFADQLGKKEHRELAREAVRKSLVLLKNGNTPNQQFLPLPKKASKILVAGSHASNLGYQCGGWSIQWMGGSGDITAGTTILDAIKSTVGDATPVVYSENPDDSFMKNNEFSFAIVVVGEPPYAETVGDNTDLTILDPGPDTIRTVCSAVKCAVVVVSGRPVVIEPYLPLMEALVAAWLPGTEGQGVADVLFGDYGFTGKLSRTWFKSVDQLPMNFGDPHYDPLFPFGFGLAVNSSQPGFSGARSRGDKKEIRVWAVLSLLLSMMLAWA, from the exons ATGCGCCAATCGAATCAATCCCCGGCCCGTCCTCCTCCGCTTATCCGCGCTGAG GGCCGTCAGGTTGACCACGCTGAGGAGACACTGAGATTTTCAGAGATGGTATGCCCCAACGTTTCTTGGGGATGCCTTCTTCTACTGCTCTGTTTTGCTTGGACGGGAGATGCAGAGTACATGAAGTACAAGGATCCAAAGCAGCCTGTCAACACCAGAATCAAGGACCTTATTGGTAGAATGACTCTTGCTGAAAAAATTGGCCAGATGACGCAGATTGAGCGTTCGGTTGCATCTGCAGACGTCATGAAAAATTACTTCATAG GTAGCATCTTAAGTGGTGGTGGGAGTGTCCCTGCTCCTCAGGCCACACCTGCAATGTGGGTCAACATGGTAAATGAATTCCAGAAAGGTGCCTTGGCAACACGTCTTGGAATTCCTATGATTTATGGGATTGATGCTGTTCATGGTAATAACAACGTCTACAACGCCACCATATTCCCTCACAACGTTGGGCTTGGAGCTACAAG GGATCCTGACCTAGTAAAGAGGATTGGCGAAGCAACTGCTCTTGAAGTACGCGCAACAGGCATCCCATATACCTTTGCTCCATGCATTGCA GTTTGCAGAGATCCAAGATGGGGTCGATGCTATGAGAGCTACAGTGAAGACCATAAGATTGTTCAGCAGATGACAGATATTATCCTTGGTCTTCAAGGAGAGATCCCAGTGAATCATACCAAAGGAATTCCTTATGTTGCCAA GAATAAAGTTGCTGCTTGTGCTAAACATTTCGTTGGTGATGGTGGAACGCATAATGGAATCAATGAGAACAACACGATCATTGACGTGCACGGACTGCTAGGCATTCACATGCCACCATATTATGACTCCATTATCAAGGGTGTCGCTACTGTTATGGTTTCATATTCAAGCGTTAATGGTGAAAAAATGCATGCCAATCATGATCTAGTCACTGGCTACTTGAAATCCAAACTGCGCTTCAGA GGTTTTGTGATATCTGACTGGCTAGGAATAGACAGGATAACCTCACCAGCTGGTGCAAACTATACTTACTCTGTGCAAGCTGGAATAAATGCTGGTATCGATATG GTTATGGTCCCTTTCAATTACACCGAGTTCATTGAGGATGCAACATCTCTTGTTAACAAGCGTATCATCAGTATGAGCAGAATTGATGATGCTGTGAGTCGCATCCTTCGAGTGAAATTTACAATGGGCCTCTTCGAGAACCCTTTAGCTGATCTTAGCTTTGCAGATCAGCTTGGAAAGAAG GAGCACAGGGAATTGGCTAGAGAAGCTGTCAGGAAATCACTTGTTCTATTGAAAAATGGCAACACTCCTAATCAACAATTCCTGCCTCTCCCAAAGAAAGCTAGTAAGATCCTCGTAGCTGGAAGTCACGCTAGCAATTTAGGCTACCAGTGTGGTGGATGGTCAATTCAATGGATGGGGGGAAGTGGAGATATTACAGCTG GAACAACAATCCTTGATGCCATAAAGTCCACCGTTGGTGATGCAACACCTGTAGTCTACTCTGAGAACCCTGATGACAGCTTCATGAAGAACAACGAGTTTTCATTTGCTATTGTTGTTGTTGGCGAGCCACCATATGCGGAAACAGTAGGCGATAACACTGATCTGACTATCCTAGACCCTGGTCCAGACACAATCCGAACCGTCTGTTCGGCAGTTAAATGCGCAGTGGTTGTCGTCTCTGGACGGCCTGTCGTCATTGAACCATATCTTCCTCTGATGGAAGCGCTTGTTGCCGCCTGGCTTCCTGGCACAGAAGGGCAGGGTGTCGCTGATGTGCTATTTGGGGACTACGGCTTCACCGGAAAGCTTTCGCGCACTTGGTTCAAGTCTGTAGACCAGCTGCCCATGAATTTTGGAGACCCACACTATGACCCGCTCTTCCCTTTCGGCTTCGGGTTGGCAGTAAATTCATCACAGCCAGG GTTCTCGGGCGCCAGAAGCCGCGGAGATAAGAAGGAAATTAGGGTATGGGCCGTGTTGAGTTTGCTACTGTCAATGATGCTAGCTTGGGCATAG
- the LOC119269156 gene encoding beta-glucosidase BoGH3B-like isoform X2 produces the protein MTDIILGLQGEIPVNHTKGIPYVAKNKVAACAKHFVGDGGTHNGINENNTIIDVHGLLGIHMPPYYDSIIKGVATVMVSYSSVNGEKMHANHDLVTGYLKSKLRFRGFVISDWLGIDRITSPAGANYTYSVQAGINAGIDMVMVPFNYTEFIEDATSLVNKRIISMSRIDDAVSRILRVKFTMGLFENPLADLSFADQLGKKEHRELAREAVRKSLVLLKNGNTPNQQFLPLPKKASKILVAGSHASNLGYQCGGWSIQWMGGSGDITAGTTILDAIKSTVGDATPVVYSENPDDSFMKNNEFSFAIVVVGEPPYAETVGDNTDLTILDPGPDTIRTVCSAVKCAVVVVSGRPVVIEPYLPLMEALVAAWLPGTEGQGVADVLFGDYGFTGKLSRTWFKSVDQLPMNFGDPHYDPLFPFGFGLAVNSSQPGFSGARSRGDKKEIRVWAVLSLLLSMMLAWA, from the exons ATGACAGATATTATCCTTGGTCTTCAAGGAGAGATCCCAGTGAATCATACCAAAGGAATTCCTTATGTTGCCAA GAATAAAGTTGCTGCTTGTGCTAAACATTTCGTTGGTGATGGTGGAACGCATAATGGAATCAATGAGAACAACACGATCATTGACGTGCACGGACTGCTAGGCATTCACATGCCACCATATTATGACTCCATTATCAAGGGTGTCGCTACTGTTATGGTTTCATATTCAAGCGTTAATGGTGAAAAAATGCATGCCAATCATGATCTAGTCACTGGCTACTTGAAATCCAAACTGCGCTTCAGA GGTTTTGTGATATCTGACTGGCTAGGAATAGACAGGATAACCTCACCAGCTGGTGCAAACTATACTTACTCTGTGCAAGCTGGAATAAATGCTGGTATCGATATG GTTATGGTCCCTTTCAATTACACCGAGTTCATTGAGGATGCAACATCTCTTGTTAACAAGCGTATCATCAGTATGAGCAGAATTGATGATGCTGTGAGTCGCATCCTTCGAGTGAAATTTACAATGGGCCTCTTCGAGAACCCTTTAGCTGATCTTAGCTTTGCAGATCAGCTTGGAAAGAAG GAGCACAGGGAATTGGCTAGAGAAGCTGTCAGGAAATCACTTGTTCTATTGAAAAATGGCAACACTCCTAATCAACAATTCCTGCCTCTCCCAAAGAAAGCTAGTAAGATCCTCGTAGCTGGAAGTCACGCTAGCAATTTAGGCTACCAGTGTGGTGGATGGTCAATTCAATGGATGGGGGGAAGTGGAGATATTACAGCTG GAACAACAATCCTTGATGCCATAAAGTCCACCGTTGGTGATGCAACACCTGTAGTCTACTCTGAGAACCCTGATGACAGCTTCATGAAGAACAACGAGTTTTCATTTGCTATTGTTGTTGTTGGCGAGCCACCATATGCGGAAACAGTAGGCGATAACACTGATCTGACTATCCTAGACCCTGGTCCAGACACAATCCGAACCGTCTGTTCGGCAGTTAAATGCGCAGTGGTTGTCGTCTCTGGACGGCCTGTCGTCATTGAACCATATCTTCCTCTGATGGAAGCGCTTGTTGCCGCCTGGCTTCCTGGCACAGAAGGGCAGGGTGTCGCTGATGTGCTATTTGGGGACTACGGCTTCACCGGAAAGCTTTCGCGCACTTGGTTCAAGTCTGTAGACCAGCTGCCCATGAATTTTGGAGACCCACACTATGACCCGCTCTTCCCTTTCGGCTTCGGGTTGGCAGTAAATTCATCACAGCCAGG GTTCTCGGGCGCCAGAAGCCGCGGAGATAAGAAGGAAATTAGGGTATGGGCCGTGTTGAGTTTGCTACTGTCAATGATGCTAGCTTGGGCATAG